One window of the Streptomyces sp. NBC_00259 genome contains the following:
- a CDS encoding lamin tail domain-containing protein has protein sequence MKLRHAASATAVAIAVAGGLLTATPAQAAGGVSIYRVSYNSPGSDTGSNPSLNGEWVQLYNSSSSAISIQGWKLRDVTGYTYTFSGKIGARSYIKVHTGKGSNTAGYRYWGRSWYVWNNTGDTAYLRKSTGTLVDSCKWGSTGSSKYC, from the coding sequence TTGAAGCTCCGTCACGCCGCCTCGGCAACCGCTGTCGCCATCGCCGTCGCCGGTGGTCTGCTGACCGCCACTCCGGCCCAGGCCGCCGGTGGGGTGAGCATCTACCGCGTGTCCTACAACTCGCCGGGCTCCGACACCGGCTCCAACCCCTCGCTGAACGGCGAGTGGGTCCAGCTCTACAACTCCAGCTCGTCCGCGATCTCCATCCAGGGCTGGAAGCTGCGCGACGTCACCGGCTACACGTACACGTTCAGCGGCAAGATCGGCGCGAGGTCCTACATCAAGGTCCACACCGGCAAGGGCTCCAACACGGCCGGGTACCGCTACTGGGGACGCTCCTGGTACGTCTGGAACAACACGGGCGACACGGCGTACCTGCGGAAGTCGACCGGCACGCTCGTCGACTCCTGCAAGTGGGGTTCGACGGGCTCCTCCAAGTACTGCTGA
- a CDS encoding gamma carbonic anhydrase family protein, with the protein MLYEHRGKRPVVPESAYVAPSAVLCGAVVLGERARVLHGAVLTAEDGEVRTGADVVVMENALVRGRAKHPAALGDAVLIGPHAHINGATVEDEVFVATGVAMFPGAVAGAGSELRINSVLHVNSRLEPGTVVPIGWIAAGDPAELFSPDRHDELWEKQRGMDFPGTVYGVPRGTSMREIMARQAEFYAAHKGDRPVDG; encoded by the coding sequence ATGTTGTACGAGCACCGGGGCAAGCGGCCCGTCGTCCCCGAGTCCGCGTACGTCGCCCCCTCCGCCGTCCTGTGCGGCGCCGTCGTTCTCGGTGAGCGCGCACGCGTCCTGCACGGCGCCGTGCTCACCGCAGAGGACGGCGAGGTGCGGACGGGGGCGGATGTGGTGGTGATGGAGAACGCGCTCGTCCGGGGGCGGGCGAAGCATCCGGCGGCGCTGGGGGACGCCGTGCTCATCGGGCCGCACGCGCACATCAACGGGGCGACGGTGGAGGACGAGGTCTTCGTGGCGACGGGGGTGGCGATGTTCCCGGGAGCCGTGGCCGGGGCGGGGTCCGAGCTGCGGATCAACAGCGTGCTGCACGTCAATTCGCGGCTGGAGCCGGGAACCGTCGTGCCCATCGGCTGGATCGCCGCCGGCGACCCGGCGGAGCTGTTCTCGCCGGACCGGCACGACGAACTGTGGGAGAAGCAGCGCGGGATGGACTTCCCGGGGACGGTCTACGGCGTCCCGCGCGGTACGTCGATGCGGGAGATCATGGCGCGCCAGGCCGAGTTCTACGCAGCGCACAAGGGCGACAGGCCCGTCGACGGCTGA